The sequence below is a genomic window from Lepus europaeus isolate LE1 chromosome 9, mLepTim1.pri, whole genome shotgun sequence.
gatgtggccagcgtaccacgctgatccaaaggcaggagccaggtgcttctcctggtctcccatgtggtgcagggcccggtttatgccctaaccaatcagtgcctgttgccaggtaggctCCATTGCCTAGTAGGTTCTGAAGCCGTTCCTGAGTAACTGCCAATTGGTTGCCAGTGACCATCTTGccgtggccttctcattccaccacaataccTGAAATATTTATCATGGCTACGGACATCGTGAAGCatttctcctgtgttttccttTAGCAATTTGATGATTTTGGGTCGTTGGTTTAGATGCTTGATCCactctgagttgatttttgtgtagggtgtaaggtACATACCTTGTTTAGTCTTCTGCATGGGGAAATACAGTTTTCTGTTGTTGAAGGGACTCTAATCTTCAGGGAATTTCTTTAGCTTGTTTGCCAGAGACTAGTTGGTTGTAAAGGCAtgcattaatttctgggatttatATTGTGCGCCATTGGTAAATAGGTCTATTTTAGTGCAGGTGTTATGCCCAGATAAGTAGATCCCCAAGAAGCTTTCAGCGATCTTAAATCAAGGCAACATTTTTAAacaaggtaacacatcaaatttcagcattaattactttttaagtgatgttgaactatttttatatggacaatctatgaaaacACGTTAGCAAATTCAAGTGTTTTTTCTATAGAACATAAGGTGTTGAGAGTACccaagtttacatttagacacatttatctcatttgtctttacccaatttaaattagcagttacacctaaattacttaagatgctgatattatatctctctgaatttaattaaaattaaaattgtatctatataAAACAAGTGCTAATTACCTATTACTGTTTCCTTGAGTACTGACCACCCAGAAATTtgttaaaacaaattgcaaaataagttcagcaagttacaaagcaatatctTCTGGCTTGCTCGAGATAAAAcagaagagccatcagaagggtgggatatcCAATTTGTGATAAGACAGGGAAAGTAGACTTTGGTCCAGACCTGGTTCTAAGACAAAGGTCAAATTCTGAGATAAGTTAAAGGGGAGGAGAGTTACCTAATCCATGCCAGTCTCTAAGGCCAAATTGAATTTTGCGCCAGTCTTGTGCACCGCCGATTTGAGACCTGCCAACAGAGCCTGGCAATAGACATGGAGTCTGTCCTCACTTTGTGCCGTGGGGCTCCGGCATAAGAGGCAGAGAAACCATGGTATCTGGCTGGGGTGTGACTCCCCTGCAGCTCTGAGTAGActgggccagcccctgggggagcTCCTCCCATTGTCCCACTGCCTCCTCTCATCGTGGTGAAACATTTCCTGTAGGAGGAAAATAAGGTACAGGAAAAATTTCAGACTCACCCGTTTCCCCTGTGAAGAACGGGTAGTTTCTGTTCTTCTCTCGGTTTTACAGGGAACACCTGTGAGGGGGCAGATTGGGTTAGAAATGGAAGATAGAAGAGATTCGACCCAGGGGAGGGGGTCGGTCAGTTCGAGGCTGAAAAACCAAATCTTTAGCTCTGGAAATACCACCCAGGTTAAAAGTTCCTTCCCTGGGCCAGCCCACATTAAAAGTGGGCCTTTTTGAGGAACAGAAATTAACCCAAATGCAGTTGTCCtttttaacatttacattgttccaacatgccagaggctgttcaCCTTGTAGACCTGCTGTGGATATGGATACGGCCTGGCGAGAGATTTACACCCTTTCCTGGATTTTCAAGGGTCAGCGAGAGCTCACCAAATGCTACCAGAACAGCAATGTTTTCCAATGCATGGCCCCCTCTCTCGGGGCAAACCCATTCCAGGGCGCCCTGCCcttaacaaagaaaagagaactgtccccagggctccctcctgcttccctgtgcttcattgaatttcttctctttgaattcagagcactgggcagaaatcacaTTGCGTCAACACCTGCCACAGTCCCTCACGAGGCTTTGTTTTAATTTAACAGCCAGATTCCTCTGGTCCACGCCAGTTCTAAGTCAGCTGTTAGGCACCGGCCAAGGTGAGGCACCATGGAATTGTGGCCCCGGGGGCACACCCGGCGCGGGGAGAGTGCTTGCCCACGCAGCACCGTGGCACCAGGGCGCCTCCATGTACATGCACACGTGCAATGCCTGCTGGGCTCCCTGAGGGCGGCTGCGACCCTCACTGCAGCTGGGCCCAGCTCACGTCCAGAGTTGCCGCTGCCGGCCCCCCAGGTGCCCGGGGGCCCGGTCCCCCGTCTGGAGGCCCACTGGATCCTCCCAGCGTGCATGCACATGGACCCAGCTGGGGGAGGGTGCCCCAGGCATGGGGGGCGATGGTATCTTGTTCAGCTGTGGCGCATGCCCAGCGCCCTGCCCCACTTCACGCCCCAGCCTTACCAACCCTGCCCTTAGAGCCAATCCTTATCCTGAAGTTACAGATCCGGCTTGCTGACTTCCCTTACTTTCATTGTTATCATGAGCCACCTTTTTGACATTTTTCCAATGTTCAAGAGTTTGATCCATGGAGAGGATGGAGTTGCCCCCATGCTCTGTCCAGTTAAGTCAGTCGTCAACAGAAATAACACAAAACAAACACCACTTAACAAAAAGACGATCAAACTCGGGGCCTGCACAGAATTTCTGCGGACAGATTCAGATGGGCTTATTACAGAAGGTCTTGATTGCTCCGAGGAAAGAGGCTAAAGGAGACCAAAGACCATACAGATGGGACGAGAACTCTGCAGCAGTCCCTCTTCATCCCCTGGTACAGATGGGACCTTCCCAGGTCCCAGACAGGAGCATCTTGAGTTCAGAATCCCCACCAGAATTACAGATGGGACCTTCCCAGGTCCCAGATGGGAGCATCTTGAGTTCAGAATCCCCACCAGAATTACAGATGGGACCTTCCCAGGTCCCAGATGCAAGGATTTCAAGACCGGGATTCTCACCCAGGTGAGGAATTGGGATGTCTCCCATTTCCTCTGGGGTGTGCCCTGCGAGCGTGTCCGCTCGGGTAGTGACCCTCCACAGATTCAGAATACAGATGGAATGGTGGCCGATGCTACAGATTCAGAGTTAGACACAGTTAAACAATGAACTCACCCAGCCGACTGGTATAAGCCTTCGGGGTCAAGGCTGCTAGGGGCTTCTGAGGATCCCAGATGAGCCCCCAAGATGTTATGCCCAGATAAGTAGATCCCCAAGAAGCTATCAGCACCCAATCACACcgaaatgcaaaagcaaggtttttaTTAAAAAGGTACAAGCCGCGACAGGGACCTCATCCAACCAACGggcacagcggaggaaggaggaaaggcccAGGTCTTTGTTCAGGGACGTTTTTAAAGGGAAGATACGTCAGCAAGGGCTTAGGGTGCAGGGCCTTTTGTGattgggcagggcaggggggaggTCTCTGTTTGGCTGGGATTCAGGGAGTTACCTCATTTGGTGATCTCTACTGAGCTGCCCTTGGTCTGCTGAGCTAGCTGTCCTtggtaagctttgatatctctggaatgcctgaatgcctgcttttacaaggactcgggtctgctatgggaaacgaaggctgcttttttattgtttcagaatagagtcactttggctcttcagTGACTTTGGCTCTTCACAAGTAGCAGTCCATTTTGATTATAGTAGCTGTGCAGTAAATCTGGAATCTAGTGATGTTCTGTCTCTAGTTTTGTCTTCATTGTTTAATCGCTTTGGCTGTCTGTCGTCTttagtgtttccatgtgaatttcaggaTTGCCTTTTCTAGCACTCTGAAGCAGGTCCTTGGAATTTTTATTGGtgtcacactgaatctgtaaatggcTTTGGGCAGTGTGGACACttttattatattaattcttcaattCCATGAATTgggaatattttccaaatttttagaACTGCTATGATTGGTGTATTTAGTCGTTTGAAGGTACCAATAGCTCTGGTCTGAttgaaataactattttttttaaaaaaaatgatatatttatttggaaggcagagttacagagaagctgaggcagagagaggggacttagatccactggttcactctcaaaatgactgcaacagctggaggtgagccGATCTGAACCCTGGAGCccggagctccttccaggtctcccatgtagatgcgtgggcccaaggacttgggtgatcttccactgctttctcaggaacattaacagggagttggatcagaagtgcagcagccaggactcaaactggtgtccaatTTGAGTTTTacgcgctatgccacagcagcagcccctgattaaaatatttcaaaagatctgTTCCCATAATCAGATATTCTATCTTCAGCCTCACTGGTCTGTTCaggatttccactgcatttttaatttgacCTATTGACTGCTTCTTTccagtgtttctgtttttaataactctctctctgcagaATATCTCACACATACCATGTACTGATCCCGTTAGGCCATTTAACTGTTGTCGAGTAACCTTAGAGCCTTTCTTCTGAATTGTTTTTTCAGGTCATTTAGTCAATCTCCCCTCCTTCACACTCCAATATTAATGTGTTACTGTGTACTTCTAGGGGCATTTATTACCTTCTGTGTACATGTTTTTGGTTTTCATATTGATTTTTGCATATCAGAGACATTTCTTGTTAATACCCTCTTGAGGGAAAGTTTTAGTTTTATTACCTGGGAATGTGCAAGTGTACTTTGTGGAGTGCCTAAGGCTTATACCTGAGTCCCAGGGATGCATGCTGGGTGGGCAAGGGAGCTAAGGCCATATTTTGTGTGTGGACTGAGAATCTAGTGTGATACCCAACTGGGGCATGGTGGAGCACCTCTGGCTACACTGGACTTGAAGCTGGTGGGGACTGTGGAATTCTTCATTCAAAGTGGGCAAGGCCACAGGTTCCTTGTACTTTGTACTGTGAAGGTGGtgctcccatatgagtggcaccCACGTAAATGCCAGAGCAGCTGGAAATAGTTTTTCCTCAATCCTCATCGTTCCATGTAGTCCATTCTCCACTAAAATTTTCTCAGTCAATCCCCGAAGAATGtggttgaattctttttttttgtttgtttctttctgtgcttAGGCCAGTGTGGCTTTGCACTATTGAGCCATCTTGAAGCTCCCTTAACTCCATATATTTCATTGAACCCAGAGAGCATTTCCTGCAGGCACTCATGAATAAATTTAAAGTCCAAATATTTTCTCAACTAAAGACATTTATTGATGAACAATTAAACATTTACCCtccttctcccacatggatttgaAAAGCTTGATCCTCCGTCTTTCACTACTTATTAATACGAAGGGACAAATTGTAGCATAGCCATTGCCCAGCAACATCTGGACACACAGGCGACCCGGGTCATTTTTCCACCAGATTCCTGAAAAGGAAGATACCATGCAGTCCAACAAGTATAGGAGAACAAAGATGCTCATGAGCAGCAGGATGGTGCGGGTGGCCCTGTGCTCTGGGGAGGCTCTTGCagaaaggctggtgctgtgaaggTGCTGGGACTGCCTCTTGTGCCTGCACAGGAGAGTCACCATGTACCCACTTGAGAGGGCCATGAGCCCTACAAGGGAGACATCCCTGACGATCCCCAAGATGTGAAATGTGTGCCTCAGTACATGGCTCAGGGTCCAAAGAGAACAAGATTTAGTGACAAACATAAGACTGTTGGATGTCTGATTTTTGGTGGCAACAGTAGAGATTAAGAGATGAGCACTGATGGACAAATTGAAGACCCATAGGAAGAGAAACCCACACATGTTGTGATGTGAGGCTGTGCGCTTGAACTTTGCCAAACACGAGCTCCTGGGGCTGAGGGTAATGGCCTGGAGGACACTCAGCAGGCAGGTGGTGCCCAGGGAGAGGCCCCGCATCACCTGGTATgagtagatggcagctttacatgTGATGTCGTCCCATAATTCCCGAGCCTCAAAAATATCTGCAGCTATGAACCCGATGGTGGTCAGCATCTCCAGGTGGATGAGGGTCAAGTGCCCAGTTGTCAGGTCGGTGGGCCTGGGCCTGTGCTTGAGAAAGAACCAGAGGACgtggaagagaagaaggaaggcatTGGCTGTGATCCCAATGCAGACTTCAAAGTAAAAGCCATTTCTTACAGCAATAAAACTTAAAAGTATATTGTTTTTACCCATCTTTTTTGGGCAGTGATAGAAAAGTTCATTTAGTAAAGGtttgaggaaaaagaagaaaaatcatttattgCAAATATTATGTCTTTTATCTGTCACCACAACTCCTACCTGTATGCACATATGTGGATCAATGTGACTGTACCCCCTTTTTACCTGTAAGTAATGAAGTTCACCTCACACGCTCCTTAAAGCTTCTCTGTTTCTAGTTATATATTGGCAGTTATATTTGGATAATAGATTGTAGTAcagggctcacccaggacctAGAGGATAAAATTGCCATTATATGAAAATTGCTTCCTGATTTTGTATTAGTTTTGACTTTTCATAGTCAAGGGCAATGGGTTGTTTCCCTTTGGATCTGCAAATCCTAATGAACTTGAGGGCTCAGAGTAAGAGTGCTATTAATTTTGGTAAATTCACATTAGAATTTTAGGGAAGAAAAAATTATATCCCCAGATGTAGTAGGTGTCAAGGGTATATAAAATGTGCATattttttttggccggcgccatgcctcactaggctaatcctccacctgcggcgccggcaccctgggttctagttctggttggggtgctgggtactagtcctggttgcgcctcttccagtctagccctcggctgtggcctgggagtgcagtggaggatggcccaagtgcttgggtccctgcacccgcatgggagacctgaaggaagcacctggctcctggctttgcatcagtgcaGTGtgggccgtggtggccattaggggagtaaaccaacggaaggaagacctttctctctgtctctctctctcactaactctgcctgtcaaaaaaagtgcaTATTTTCTTATGTCAGTACTATGTTTacttaggtttatttttttttcaaaataaattatctttaattttatttaaagaataccaacttcatgcattttatatgtgtagattgaggaacatagtgatttttccctcCTTATcccccctcctgcccacactcccatctttcttccccctccctctcatattcccattcttatattttacaaggatctattttctattatctttatattcattagattaaccctacactaagtaaacagttttacaaatagtatgaagaaaaaaaatgctgtttctcAGCAGTCAAaacattttctgtttaaaatcatCATATATTAGTGTCAAATTCTCTCCTATAAATTGCCTTTTGGGTAccctgttagttaccacagatcagacaGAACATTGTATTTCCCTttctggggctggcttatttcactaagtttaatggtttccagATGTGTCAGTTTTTCTCAGCCCAataccatcagattattatcagattattagagaacattgaggacaccctacaagacattggcattggcaaagactgcttgaaaaagaccccagaagcaaaagtaaacaaagccagaattgacaaatgggattatgtccAAATAAGAAACATTGGCACCGCAGAAGAAACATTCAGAAAGtaaagaggcagctgacagaatggaagaaaatatttccaaactatgcaactgataagggattgatatctataatctataaagagctcaagaaactcaacaacaacaaaataaacaatccagttaagaaactgcaaaagacttgaacaggcatttttgaaaaatattcttaacACATAAAAGATAAAATGGTGATTAGTATAGACTCAAACCTTAAATCTACAATCTGACATTTACAAAAGGTGTGATATTCTGCTGTTACTTAACACGTAAgccccagttttctcatctgtaactaTAGATAAGCATGTTACTAGAGATTTGTGTGTGAGGGCATTCTGAGTATGCAGGGGTATGAACAGGTGTAGGGCCTGGGGAACAATGGTCTCTGCAGAGACTGCAGCCACTGCTGTCCCCGTGAGGTCCTCCTCCTGAGCTCACCTTGAGAGAGCGCCGTCCTCTCCTAATGTGGCAGCTCCGACCCTGCTGGAGGAGCAGAGGAAGTGAGCACCACTGTAGCAGGCGCTGAACACCCTCTGTTCCAgggttctttctctctgtgttcctgCCTTGTGGAAACCACAGTGAATATGTTCACAGTCTAAGTAAACAGATGATTGCTTTCTACAGATGATCCCCTCTTGGCTGCCACTGCCAACAAGGTGGTTATCCACAGTGACCTGAGTCTTCCCATCTCAGCCACGTCAGGAAGTGCACGTGAATTAAGTGATAAGTTCATGATGGAGAATGGTTATGACGTAGTTGTTGGATGCGTTCCCATGCAACAAAGTTAGTTATTTAAAATCCTATTAATATGAGGCATATACTATTGAATAAAATCCCAGTAATAAATGTTCACATGTTGATAATAAAATCAAGATTGTAAGCTGAATTTCATTCACAGATAATTAGAGATTTGTGGTTCTATAATAAGATGTGCTAAGGAGAAGCTGGACTGTTTAAGAGCATATAGTAGGACACATAATTCTGAGATACTACTCTCCCCAAATTTGGAGATGGGAGGGATAGGGTCCTATCAccatctcttccttttctctctttccagtgTAACTTCAGCCTCAGTTCCCCGTCTTCTGGTTTGGAATTTCCTCATTGCCTAAGAGCTGACACCACTGATGTGAAATTGAAGCCGGACCACAAAGTATTCACGGGGAGACTCTGCTAGACATTGTGCAGGAAGGGGAGGGTTACCATTTCACAGCATTCTTCTGGACATAGATATTCTTCTAAAGGATTTAGgtgttttaaaaagtatcataAGATGATAGTTCTGTTTTAGGAAGATGAAAGTAAATAGCTGGTAACACTGAATGAAACTTGTCCAGTCCCAGGTTAACGTGTGCTTATGAGAGCGGTTTTAGTCTTAATTGGAAAACGAGTGGTGTGACATGATACACCACGCAAATGATAGTAATTTTATCCAAAGAAATGAATGGGAGAGAAAAAGTGTTTTATATGAAACAATGGACTAAATTTGTGAGTTACCaaattaaaatagcaaatatGCTGATAAGACCGTTTCCCATTGTGTTGCACAGAGAACACCCCTGAGCTGTGGAGGACCATTGGAGCCCACCTCTCTTCTGAGGCTGCCACAAACCTCACTGTAGTCTCAATTTTCTCCCTGCCTAGGAACCCACCGTGCCTGATTCCCCATCTGTGCAATAAAGAGCTACTTACCCAGCAGGAAGGTGGGGATTCCATGCACTGCGAGAAACTtgcagaattttaaagaaaagactcCCTGAGCTCATCTCTCTGTATTGTCATTTTGGTGTCTGTGGAAAGGTGAAGAAGTCCCCTTGGGGAGCAGAGAACACGGAGTCCCCAGTGGAACTTGTCACCTGTTCATTTTCCTTCATTCTCTCTTGGGTAATAGCAACCTGGGGAGAGCTGTGCTCAAAACTTAGTTTTGAGTTCCCTGACACTTGTGTATGGGTCAGAAAAGGCCTGCCTGGGTAAACAACACCAAGTTCTTCAACTTTTTATAACATGATAGTCAAATTCCACTCCACACTGTGCAGTGCTTCTGCTGTGGGCTGAGAGATCCCTGGTGCCCCCATGAGtttcccaggctggggtgggggttctCTTCCTACACTGTGAGCAGCACCAGCATATCTGTATCTAttcacacacacaacacctgGTTTCTTAGTGGCATTAGTCATATATTCCATGACGCTTAAGCGCTTAGTTTCAGTTTTCAAGCTCTTTCAAAGATCATGTAAGATAGAAAAAGTTGTCTTATGGCCGTGGGTGAAGGTAGTTAGCATCCTTTGGAGCCCATTGCATTATTTTCATTCTCTAGTGGACCCTTGCTTGCCCCACGTGTGATAAATACTCAGCCCTGCCAGCTGATGGTCCAAACATTTCAGGAGATGGAGCTCACACCTCTGCACAAGGCAGGAACCTATGCCCTCTGTGGCTGATGCACTGAGACATCCATGCCCTCAGGCCTCCACAGCAAGGAATATGAGGCCTGAGTGATGATGGAGCAGTGTGGGgggagccaggatctcctggCATTGAAGGAGTCCCAGGCTTCAGATCTGACTCTGCTACCAAAGTAGAGTTGTCAGCCATGGGCATCTGGAGCAACTCTGTGTTCATTTTATGAAATTCCTCAGGAAGGGAACTACTTAGGGGATGGAAGTTTGTCTATTCAGCAGTTCAATGAGATAAAAGTAAAATGCCCAGGAAACACTGCTCACCCAGCATGTCCACCATGCAGAGCAGTGAGACCATGGGTTTAATACAAGTGCTATGGACATACAACAATGTCCATCAGTAGCCTGGGCTCACTCAGGCTGAGGCATGATCCACCACCCAGTTCTTCCCTGGCTTTCC
It includes:
- the LOC133766666 gene encoding vomeronasal type-1 receptor 90-like, with the protein product MGKNNILLSFIAVRNGFYFEVCIGITANAFLLLFHVLWFFLKHRPRPTDLTTGHLTLIHLEMLTTIGFIAADIFEARELWDDITCKAAIYSYQVMRGLSLGTTCLLSVLQAITLSPRSSCLAKFKRTASHHNMCGFLFLWVFNLSISAHLLISTVATKNQTSNSLMFVTKSCSLWTLSHVLRHTFHILGIVRDVSLVGLMALSSGYMVTLLCRHKRQSQHLHSTSLSARASPEHRATRTILLLMSIFVLLYLLDCMVSSFSGIWWKNDPGRLCVQMLLGNGYATICPFVLISSERRRIKLFKSMWEKEGVPCKTERRTETTRSSQGKRKTKQGMYLTPYTKINSEWIKHLNQRPKIIKLLKENTGEMLHDVRSHDKYFRHHNDNPQRDELRTTFLKSLQFLSGAWILPAVVLGSFVAASEETGLQQSSTAQESSLCNTMGKSQDILSVQSAQCGSSCVLRELSSGMQYPTTTGRCAAETERLPGEGERGCSNPG